Genomic DNA from Oncorhynchus tshawytscha isolate Ot180627B linkage group LG04, Otsh_v2.0, whole genome shotgun sequence:
gaagatTTCCACAGACCTGCGAGCCCGAACATGCACCCTTTCTATGATTACATTAAGACgatgtgttgttacagtaacctcaaaatggggccatggatgtgttactcgttttaaggttgaataaatactgttacattagtttgtaagatagcctCAACATTAAGCAATTTACCGTCTTACAAAAGTAATATTCAATTGTATTTGGttgacaacgcaaccaaatatcaacatttaatgGAGATGTATCTACTGCTTGGATTGTTAGAGCTGAGCTGCTGGTTTAGTCTGATTCTTTTatttctttaacctttatttttggttgagatggagacgtgaaagCAACAAATCATTTGTTAACTTGTTGCcagttaataggctatttaccTTATTGCAAATGTGATATTGAATTGCCTTTGGTTgccaacgcaaccaaatatcaacatttgaaggagaagaTTCTTCTGCTTGGACATCTgtgctttaattccagtttgtctagaAATGAATAATTTATATTTGGACTCACATCTACATTTCAAAAACAaatcaaagttaaagaatagcactaaatcaagtcaaatccaacttcaaatgcactttaaatacagTTTGACTTGATTGAATCATATTCTTTAACTTTggtttttggttgagatggagacgtgaatccaacacaTGTATTATTAACTTGTAGATTACATTGGAAATCAAACAAAGCTTGAAACCCTAGGCCGATATGCATTGTCTATTTACAGTTGAAATCCTGGGCCTATATGCATTGTCTATTTACAGTTGAAATCCTGGGCCTATATGCATTGTCTATTTACAGTAGAAACcctaggcctatatgtattgtctatttacAGTTTAAATCCTGGGCCTATATGCATTGTCTATTTACAGTTGAAATCCTGGGGctatatgtattgtctatttacAGTTGAAATCCAGGGCCTATATGCATTGTCTATTTACAGTTGAAATCCTGGGcctatatgtattgtctatttacAGTAGAAACcctaggcctatatgtattgtctatttacagttgaaatcctgggcctatatgtattgtctatttacAGTTGAAATCCTGGGCCTATATGCATTGTCTATTTACAGTTGAAATCCTGGCCTATATGCATTGTCTATTTACAGTTGAAATCCTGGGcctatatgtattgtctatttacAGTAGAAACCCTGGGcctatatgtattgtctatttacAGTTGACATCCTGGGCCTATATGCATTGTCTATTTACAGTTGAAATCCTGGCCTATATGCATTGTCTATTTACAGTTGAAATCCTGGGcctatatgtattgtctatttacAGTAGAAACCCTGGGcctatatgtattgtctatttacAGTTGAAATCCTGGGCCTATATGCATTGTCTATTTACAGTTGAAATCCTGGGcctatatgtattgtctatttacAGTTGAAATCCTGGACCTATATGCATTGTCTATTTACAGTTGAAATCCTGGGcctatatgtattgtctatttacagttgaaatcctgggcctatatgtattgtctatttacAGTTGAATCCTGGGcctatatgtattgtctatttacAGTTGAAACCCTAGGCCTATATGTACTGTCTATTTACAGTTGAATCCTGGGcctatatgtattgtctatttacAGTTGAAACCCTGGGCCTATATGTATGGTCTATTTACAGTTGATCCTGGGCCTATATGTATTGACTATTTACAGTTGAATCCTGGGcctatatgtattgtctatttacAGTTGAATCCTGGGcctatatgtattgtctatttacagttgaaaccctaggcctatatgtattgtctatttacAGTTGAATCCTGGGcctatatgtattgtctatttacAGTTGAAACCCTGGGCCTATATGTATGGTCTATTTACAGTTGATCCTGGGcctatatgtattgtctatttacAGTTGAATCCTGGGcctatatgtattgtctatttacAGTTGAATCCTGGGTTAAATTACTTCTCAaatgctatataggcctaaatcACATCATTGATGATATATGATTGATAAAGTATGGTTACGTTTAATTTGCTCTGTtgaacctaccctttggaatgacatCCATAGCAACAGTGAATATTTTAAGTGGACATTCCTCAACAGTCATTCTCATCatagcacattggtagtagtcagtgacaaatagcAAAGCTGTGCAGGGCTGGGCTATGTTAATACTCTGGATGAGAAACCAaagctagatcaactctccagtatgAGGTGCTGTCCAGACTATAGTTTGTTTTCTTATCCGTGGATATTacgttgaagatctgacattgtttcAAAGGTAGAGATTCAACATATTTCATACAAGGAGTGTCCATGTTGAAAATGAGTTACtgtgatgacataatcctgtggttgaaattgtaccctcaaaacaacatgtcaatccttttttcaaatccaatgtatttgcCACCTTGATTCCATGTCATAATGAGTTGACAAATGACTTTGAAACAACATTGGTAATAACCAGTTCGTGCCCAGTGGGAGTATATTGTTGAGCAGCAATAGTCTTGtattaaaggggaagttcagtaTTTTACAACTTAATGTTAGATGGTTCttcaccctgaaagtagtctatagGTCAGGAGAAACTGTAATACATGGTTCAGTTCTATTTTAACAGCCACTACTAACTTTAGCCAACGCTAGTTAAAAAACAATTGcggtctctctcacctgtctatTCTCCAGCAGctggctctgtctccatctctctctcctcctctgcctcttcctcagactcttcaccctgttcctctctcttttaGTCATCCTCCTATCCATCGCTGCTGGAGCAGGGGACAAGGGCACAGCCGTAGTCAGCGTCTGAGTCACCACCCCTATCACACCACtaccccctgcctctcctccctcctcctcttcctcttcttctccctcttcttcctcgtcctcttcctcttccagcTCTAAGCTGCTGTGGGAGAAGAGGCGTGTCCGAGTCCTTCTTCTCGGGGACAATTGGCCAATCCCAATCCCTGGCTCTACCCAGAATGCACCTGGCTCTCTAACCGTGTACATGCCACATCGCGTTTCCGTGATGTCCATCCTTTGCGACAGTCTCCTTGGTGACAGAGTGGAGGTTCTGATTCGGATGGATGGGCGGAGTAGGGTGGGAGAGATGGAGCCGGAGGCTTGGCGTGGAGACCTGAGGGTGGTGCTAGATCGTTGGTAACTGGCGTGGGGTTGTCCAGGTGAGGGTAGTCCTCTCTGTAGTCTCCCCTGACCCTCTGGAGCCTCCATGGTGTTAGTCTGAAGAGGGTTAGAGTTACTGTTTGGAAAGCTTTGTGTCCTGCCCCTCcggtcctctctgtccctgtccctgtttcTATCCCAGtcactagctctctctctctcttggtctctggtctctctttctctatttctctggctgtctctttctctgtccctgtccctctcatGGACTCTATTTTTCTCACCTgcactctctttatctctgtccctctctctctctctgtttctatcttcTGCAGTTCcttgttctctgtccctctccctatcacagcctctattcctctctcctgctctctctctgtccatctctctgtagtcCTCACTACGAGCCGTTCGATGTGCCTTTCTCCCAGGTAGCGTCGGCCTTGCTATCTGCTCCACCCCGGCTGAGCGAGCCTCGCTCTCTGGTCCACCTGGATCTACGTACCTTAACCGAGGCCTGACCTCTAGACACAGGGCTTCAGCCACACACCCCAGCTCACCATCACTGTCTTCtctcctaccaccaccacccacgtCATCACCAGCAGCAGCACCATAAAGACTAGTGGCTCCCACACGCGAGCACATGACCCAGCTCTCTCAGCCCTCACCAGTA
This window encodes:
- the rnf180a gene encoding uncharacterized protein rnf180a, giving the protein MCSRVGATSLYGAAAGDDVGGGGRREDSDGELGCVAEALCLEVRPRLRYVDPGGPESEARSAGVEQIARPTLPGRKAHRTARSEDYREMDRERAGERNRGCDRERDREQGTAEDRNRERERDRDKESAGEKNRVHERDRDRERDSQRNRERETRDQERERASDWDRNRDRDREDRRGRTQSFPNSNSNPLQTNTMEAPEGQGRLQRGLPSPGQPHASYQRSSTTLRSPRQASGSISPTLLRPSIRIRTSTLSPRRLSQRMDITETRCGMYTVREPGAFWVEPGIGIGQLSPRRRTRTRLFSHSSLELEEEEDEEEEGEEEEEEEGGEAGGSGVIGVVTQTLTTAVPLSPAPAAMDRRMTKRERNRVKSLRKRQRRRERWRQSQLLENRQSSTGNPSSSSEEDDDVSAGDREGFICAVCLDVYFSPYMCHPCNHIFCEPCLRTLAKNSPTNTPCPLCRTTITHVFFQTELNHTARTFFPKEYFSRKQTFQKASCAKWPLPSCRKLFRIFGGFQRQASPIARRQFPHGGYRLDAMDFEDNSRGWRFDIDMVIIYIYSVNWVIGFIIFCFLCYFFFPSF